In one Corallococcus sp. EGB genomic region, the following are encoded:
- the pth gene encoding aminoacyl-tRNA hydrolase, whose protein sequence is MKLICGLGNPGREYERHRHNVGFMVVDALLARARAELTQDKFQARVGQGSLGGERILFVEPQTYMNLSGRSVAEAARFYKIPVQDVLVVHDELDLPFGRLQLKAGGGAGGHNGLKSMVQCLGEDAFIRVRVGIGKPEGPNAKERVAGYVLSNFDDGERRQLEELIGKAADMAESWVRDGLSTAMNRHNRRA, encoded by the coding sequence ATGAAGCTCATCTGCGGGCTGGGCAACCCCGGGCGCGAATACGAGCGCCACCGCCACAACGTCGGGTTCATGGTGGTGGACGCGCTGCTCGCCCGCGCCCGCGCGGAGCTCACCCAGGACAAGTTCCAGGCGCGGGTGGGCCAGGGGAGCCTGGGCGGCGAGCGCATCCTCTTCGTGGAGCCGCAGACGTACATGAACCTGTCCGGCCGCTCCGTGGCGGAGGCCGCGCGCTTCTACAAGATTCCCGTGCAGGATGTGCTGGTGGTGCACGACGAGCTGGACCTGCCCTTCGGCCGGCTGCAGCTCAAGGCGGGCGGCGGCGCGGGGGGCCACAACGGCCTCAAGAGCATGGTGCAGTGCCTGGGCGAGGACGCCTTCATCCGCGTGCGGGTGGGCATTGGCAAGCCGGAGGGGCCCAACGCCAAGGAGCGCGTGGCGGGCTACGTGCTGTCCAACTTCGACGACGGCGAGCGCCGCCAGTTGGAGGAGCTCATCGGCAAGGCGGCGGACATGGCGGAGAGCTGGGTGCGCGACGGGCTCTCCACGGCCATGAACCGCCACAACCGCCGGGCCTGA
- a CDS encoding 50S ribosomal protein L25/general stress protein Ctc, which produces MATEKSTLEAQARDNSGKGVARRLRAQGRVPAVVYGKHLKAPLHISVDPKGIRTAINTPHKLNTLIQLKLAGNEQQVLLKDYQMDPLTRDILHADFIAVSEKEQVKVNIPVVLTGKAAGVADGGLLTQIRRNLEVWALPGAIPLQIEVDVTNLKIAEALHVNDVKLPEGVSVKTHVNYTIATISAPEAAEAAPAAAAAAAAPAAAGKAAPAGDAKAPAAAAAKAPAKK; this is translated from the coding sequence ATGGCCACCGAAAAGAGCACCCTCGAAGCCCAGGCCCGTGACAACTCCGGCAAGGGCGTTGCCCGCCGCCTGCGCGCGCAGGGCCGCGTTCCCGCCGTCGTCTACGGCAAGCACCTGAAGGCGCCGCTGCACATCTCCGTGGACCCCAAGGGCATCCGCACGGCCATCAACACCCCGCACAAGCTGAACACGCTCATCCAGCTGAAGCTGGCGGGCAACGAGCAGCAGGTCCTCCTGAAGGACTACCAGATGGATCCGCTCACCCGCGACATCCTGCACGCGGACTTCATCGCCGTGAGCGAGAAGGAGCAGGTCAAGGTGAACATCCCGGTGGTGCTCACCGGCAAGGCCGCGGGCGTGGCCGACGGCGGCCTGCTCACGCAGATCCGCCGCAACCTGGAGGTCTGGGCCCTCCCCGGCGCCATCCCGCTCCAGATTGAAGTGGACGTCACCAACCTGAAGATCGCGGAAGCCCTCCACGTGAACGACGTGAAGCTCCCCGAGGGCGTGTCCGTGAAGACGCACGTCAACTACACCATCGCGACCATCTCCGCGCCGGAAGCGGCGGAGGCGGCTCCGGCGGCGGCGGCTGCTGCGGCGGCCCCGGCGGCGGCGGGCAAGGCGGCCCCGGCGGGCGACGCGAAGGCCCCCGCGGCGGCCGCGGCCAAGGCCCCGGCGAAGAAGTAG
- a CDS encoding ribose-phosphate pyrophosphokinase — protein MQPSRDFKVFAGNSNPALAQRICEYLQRPLGKATVDTFSDGEIHVEIGENVRGQDVFIVQSTCPPANHHLMELLIMCDALKRASAGSITAVMPYYGYARQDRKVAARTPITAKLVADMLEVAGVNRVVSMDMHAGQIQGFFNMPSDHLYGSPVFLEDIRKRFPEPTELVIVSPDAGGVERARAYSKRLNTGLAIIDKRRPRPNASEVMNLIGDVKGKDAILVDDMVDTAGTLAQAAAALKDKGARRVVAYAVHPILSGPAIQRITDSVLEEVVFTDTVPLAANAKGCPKIRALNTDALFGEAIARIHRADSLSSLFV, from the coding sequence ATGCAGCCGTCGCGTGACTTCAAGGTGTTCGCCGGGAACTCCAACCCGGCGTTGGCGCAGCGCATCTGCGAGTACCTCCAGCGTCCGTTGGGCAAGGCGACGGTGGACACGTTTTCCGACGGGGAGATCCACGTCGAGATCGGCGAGAACGTGCGTGGACAGGACGTGTTCATCGTCCAGTCCACGTGTCCGCCGGCGAACCATCACCTGATGGAGCTGCTGATCATGTGCGACGCCCTCAAGCGGGCGAGCGCCGGCTCCATCACCGCGGTGATGCCGTACTACGGGTACGCGCGGCAGGACCGGAAGGTGGCGGCCCGCACGCCCATCACCGCCAAGCTGGTGGCGGACATGCTGGAGGTCGCGGGGGTCAACCGGGTGGTGTCCATGGACATGCACGCCGGGCAGATCCAGGGCTTCTTCAACATGCCCTCGGATCACCTCTATGGCTCGCCGGTGTTCCTGGAGGACATCCGCAAGCGCTTCCCGGAGCCCACCGAGCTGGTCATCGTCAGCCCGGACGCCGGCGGCGTGGAGCGCGCGCGCGCCTACTCCAAGCGGCTGAACACGGGCCTGGCCATCATCGACAAGCGCCGCCCGCGCCCCAACGCCTCGGAGGTGATGAACCTCATTGGCGACGTGAAGGGCAAGGACGCCATCCTGGTGGACGACATGGTGGACACGGCGGGCACGCTCGCGCAGGCCGCCGCCGCGCTGAAGGACAAGGGCGCGCGCCGGGTGGTCGCCTACGCGGTGCACCCCATCCTGTCCGGCCCCGCCATCCAGCGCATCACGGACTCCGTGCTGGAGGAGGTCGTCTTCACGGACACGGTGCCCCTGGCGGCCAACGCCAAGGGGTGCCCGAAGATCCGCGCCCTGAACACCGACGCCCTCTTCGGAGAGGCCATCGCGCGCATCCACCGCGCGGACTCGCTGAGCTCGCTGTTCGTCTAG
- the spoVG gene encoding septation regulator SpoVG encodes MNITDVRVFPVEEDKLKAYVTITLDHCFVVRDLKVIHGSTGLFIAMPAKKRKDGTYKDIAHPLNADTRSQMERVILIEYEKHLHQAQNGTLGPVAAELD; translated from the coding sequence ATGAACATCACCGACGTCCGGGTGTTTCCGGTCGAAGAGGACAAGCTCAAGGCGTACGTCACCATCACCCTGGATCACTGCTTCGTCGTGCGCGACCTGAAGGTGATCCACGGCTCCACCGGGCTCTTCATCGCGATGCCCGCGAAAAAACGGAAGGACGGGACCTACAAGGACATTGCCCACCCGCTCAACGCGGACACGCGCAGCCAGATGGAGCGCGTCATCCTGATTGAGTACGAGAAACACCTTCACCAGGCGCAGAACGGGACGCTCGGCCCCGTGGCCGCGGAACTCGACTAA
- a CDS encoding DUF5658 family protein translates to MAATADGVQAGGWAQQASFYTSPASVALLMLNLLDGLFTLLFLQLGVAEELNPVMRVAYEQSPLLFMFSKLLIVNAGLCLLCLHRRLKASRLAIRAGAVVYAIIVVYHLAFLAHLVSHWPFGA, encoded by the coding sequence GTGGCGGCGACGGCGGATGGGGTGCAGGCGGGGGGTTGGGCGCAGCAGGCTTCTTTCTACACGTCACCGGCGTCGGTGGCGCTGCTCATGCTGAACCTCCTGGACGGGCTCTTCACCCTGCTCTTCCTGCAGCTGGGGGTGGCGGAGGAGCTCAACCCGGTGATGCGCGTGGCGTACGAGCAGTCTCCGCTGCTCTTCATGTTCTCCAAGCTGCTCATCGTGAACGCGGGGCTGTGCCTGCTGTGCCTGCACCGCCGGCTCAAGGCCAGCCGCCTGGCCATCCGCGCGGGGGCCGTCGTCTACGCCATCATCGTCGTCTACCACCTGGCATTTCTTGCCCACCTGGTGAGTCACTGGCCCTTCGGGGCATGA
- a CDS encoding thymidine kinase, whose product MHQFPKDIGWIEVICGSMFSGKTEELIRRVKRALYGRQKVRVFKPRIDTRYDETQVVSHSQLKLTSLPIERAEEIFRHLAPDTQVVGIDEVQFLGGEVVQVCEALAQKGMRVICAGLDQDYQGRPFEPMPQLMAVAEYVTKELAICAVCGNPANRSQRIIGSEERVVVGAAGAYEPRCRKCHVAEPAEASPPRTLNLFD is encoded by the coding sequence TTGCATCAATTCCCCAAAGATATCGGGTGGATAGAGGTCATCTGCGGTTCGATGTTCTCCGGCAAGACGGAGGAGTTGATCCGCCGCGTCAAGCGGGCGCTGTACGGCCGCCAGAAGGTGCGCGTGTTCAAGCCGCGCATCGACACCCGCTATGACGAAACGCAGGTGGTGAGCCACAGCCAGTTGAAATTGACGTCCCTGCCCATCGAAAGGGCTGAAGAAATTTTCCGGCACCTAGCCCCCGACACGCAGGTGGTGGGCATCGACGAGGTCCAGTTTCTGGGCGGAGAGGTGGTCCAGGTGTGCGAGGCGCTCGCCCAGAAGGGCATGCGCGTCATCTGCGCGGGCCTGGACCAGGACTACCAGGGGCGCCCCTTCGAACCCATGCCGCAGCTGATGGCGGTGGCGGAGTACGTGACGAAGGAGCTGGCCATCTGCGCGGTGTGCGGGAACCCGGCCAACCGTTCGCAGCGCATCATTGGCAGCGAGGAGCGGGTGGTGGTGGGCGCGGCCGGTGCCTACGAGCCGCGCTGCCGCAAGTGTCACGTGGCGGAACCCGCGGAAGCGAGCCCTCCGCGGACGCTGAACCTGTTCGACTGA
- a CDS encoding uracil phosphoribosyltransferase, whose product MRDTLYANVPFQLNELAHHYGPNVHLVGNPFLLSQLATLCAKGTLQPQINRLVEQLYTDLVKTVINAEFPRKMVTLPTRMIDSTPLGIYQGEVVDPQLRVVTVNIARAGTLPSQVTYDLLNFTVDPSLVRQDHIIMSRMIDAAQAVVGSEIGGAKIGGDVDDAFVLFPDPMGATGGSLSTAIQLYKTKVPGRARRIITLNLIVTPEYLRRMTTEHPDVIIYALRLDRGLSPPEVFGTAPGLLWDKERGLDDRQYIVPGGGGFGEIMNNAYV is encoded by the coding sequence ATGCGCGACACCCTGTACGCGAACGTGCCCTTCCAGTTGAACGAGCTGGCCCACCACTACGGGCCCAACGTCCACCTGGTGGGAAATCCGTTTCTCCTCTCACAGCTGGCCACGTTGTGCGCCAAGGGCACGCTGCAGCCGCAGATCAACCGGCTGGTGGAGCAGCTGTACACGGACCTGGTGAAGACGGTCATCAACGCGGAGTTCCCGCGCAAGATGGTGACCCTTCCCACCCGCATGATCGACTCCACGCCCCTGGGCATCTACCAGGGCGAGGTGGTGGATCCGCAGCTGCGCGTGGTGACGGTGAACATCGCGCGGGCGGGGACGCTGCCGTCGCAGGTGACGTACGACCTGCTCAACTTCACGGTGGATCCGTCCCTGGTGCGGCAGGATCACATCATCATGAGCCGGATGATCGACGCGGCCCAGGCGGTGGTGGGCTCGGAGATTGGCGGCGCGAAGATTGGCGGGGACGTGGACGACGCGTTCGTGCTGTTCCCGGACCCCATGGGGGCCACGGGCGGCAGCCTCTCCACGGCCATCCAGCTCTACAAGACGAAGGTGCCCGGGCGGGCCCGGCGCATCATCACGCTCAACCTCATCGTCACGCCGGAGTACCTGCGCCGGATGACGACGGAGCACCCGGACGTCATCATCTACGCGCTCCGTCTGGACCGCGGCCTGTCCCCGCCGGAGGTGTTCGGCACCGCGCCGGGGCTGCTCTGGGACAAGGAGCGGGGCCTGGATGACCGGCAGTACATCGTCCCCGGCGGCGGCGGCTTCGGGGAGATCATGAACAACGCCTACGTGTAG
- the hpt gene encoding hypoxanthine phosphoribosyltransferase — protein MTFHEKDVGVLISEEAVQARVKELGAQITRDYQGKELTLICVLKGSAFFAIDLARAIDLPLTLEFLGVSSYHGGTESTGEVRITTDVSKPMAGKHLLVIEDIIDTGLTMSFLLENLRARHPASVKICSLLEKPARAKTKVDIDYKGFVIEDKFVVGYGLDYGEKYRNLPFIGVWKHV, from the coding sequence GTGACGTTCCACGAGAAGGATGTCGGCGTCCTCATCTCCGAGGAGGCCGTGCAGGCGCGCGTGAAGGAGCTGGGCGCGCAGATCACCCGCGACTATCAGGGCAAGGAGCTGACGCTCATCTGCGTGCTCAAGGGCTCCGCGTTCTTCGCCATCGACCTGGCGCGGGCCATTGATCTGCCGCTGACGCTCGAGTTCCTGGGCGTGTCCAGCTACCACGGCGGCACGGAGTCCACGGGCGAGGTGCGCATCACCACGGACGTGTCCAAGCCGATGGCGGGCAAGCACCTGCTCGTCATCGAGGACATCATCGACACGGGGCTCACCATGAGCTTCCTGCTGGAGAACCTCCGGGCGCGCCACCCGGCGTCGGTGAAGATCTGCTCGCTGCTGGAGAAGCCCGCGCGGGCCAAGACGAAGGTGGACATCGACTACAAGGGCTTCGTCATCGAGGACAAGTTCGTCGTCGGTTACGGCCTGGACTACGGCGAGAAGTACCGGAACCTGCCGTTCATCGGCGTGTGGAAGCACGTCTGA
- the aqpZ gene encoding aquaporin Z: MRDGNVRASPRTATAGGEAMQKYLAEAIGTFVLVLGGVGAAVLAGDRIGFLGVAFAFGLSLLAMVYTIGPISGCHVNPAVTVGLLMAGKFDKRHVAGYVIAQCVGAIVAAGVVLLIAKGAPGGYSAGAEGLGSNGYGAASPEGYGGGAAFLTEVALTFLLVLTVLGATDSRAPVGFAGLAIGLVLTLIHLVGIPITNTSVNPARSLGPALFAGGAALGQLWLFIIAPLLGAAFASAVYRLVARPAVQISAARAEQALEEERRERIVGGRRDMERPV, translated from the coding sequence ATGCGAGACGGGAACGTGAGGGCTTCCCCGCGGACGGCGACAGCGGGCGGGGAGGCGATGCAGAAGTACCTGGCGGAGGCCATCGGCACGTTCGTGCTGGTGCTCGGCGGCGTCGGGGCGGCGGTGCTGGCGGGCGACCGCATCGGCTTTCTGGGGGTGGCCTTCGCCTTCGGGCTGTCGCTGCTGGCCATGGTCTACACGATTGGCCCCATCTCCGGCTGCCACGTGAACCCGGCGGTGACGGTGGGCCTGCTGATGGCGGGCAAGTTCGACAAGCGCCATGTGGCTGGATACGTCATCGCGCAGTGCGTGGGCGCCATCGTCGCGGCGGGCGTGGTGCTGCTCATCGCGAAGGGCGCGCCGGGAGGGTACTCCGCGGGCGCGGAGGGGCTGGGCAGCAACGGCTATGGGGCGGCGTCGCCGGAGGGCTATGGCGGCGGGGCGGCCTTCCTCACCGAGGTGGCGCTCACCTTCCTCCTGGTGCTGACGGTGCTGGGGGCCACGGACTCGCGTGCGCCGGTGGGCTTCGCGGGCCTGGCCATTGGCCTGGTGCTGACGCTCATCCACCTGGTGGGCATCCCCATCACCAACACGTCGGTGAACCCCGCGCGCAGCCTGGGCCCGGCGCTGTTCGCCGGAGGCGCCGCGTTGGGCCAGCTGTGGCTGTTCATCATCGCGCCACTGCTGGGCGCGGCCTTCGCGTCCGCCGTGTACCGGCTGGTGGCCCGCCCGGCGGTGCAGATTTCGGCCGCGCGCGCGGAGCAGGCCCTGGAAGAGGAGCGCCGCGAGCGCATCGTGGGCGGCCGGCGCGACATGGAACGCCCCGTCTGA
- a CDS encoding ribonucleotide-diphosphate reductase subunit beta, with product MLLDPGMNLTLRPMAYPVFFEMYRNAIKNTWTVEEVDFSTDLVDLRSKMTDAERHLIHRLVAFFATGDSIVGNNLVLNLYKHLNAPEARMYLSRQLYEEALHVQFYLTLLDTYVPDPAERAKAFAAVDNIPSIQRKARFCMKWMDSIQALDQVRSKADRRQFLLNLICFAGCIEGLFFFAAFAYVYFLRSKGLLNGLAAGTNWVFRDESAHMAFAFEAIKTARKEEPDLFDASLERDVVQMMRDAVECETQFAQDLLSGGVAGLSVQDMRGYLEYVADQRLQMLGMAPVFHTKNPLHFMDLQDVQELTNFFERRVSSYQVAVGVGAANDVVFDAAF from the coding sequence ATGCTGCTCGATCCGGGAATGAACCTGACGCTGCGCCCCATGGCGTATCCCGTCTTCTTCGAGATGTACCGCAACGCCATCAAGAACACCTGGACGGTGGAGGAGGTGGACTTCTCCACGGACCTGGTGGACCTGCGCTCGAAGATGACGGACGCGGAGCGTCACCTCATCCACCGGCTGGTGGCCTTCTTCGCGACGGGAGACTCCATCGTCGGCAACAACCTGGTGCTCAACCTCTACAAGCACCTGAACGCGCCCGAAGCGCGCATGTACCTGTCGCGCCAGCTCTACGAAGAGGCCCTGCACGTCCAGTTCTACCTGACGCTCCTGGACACCTACGTGCCGGACCCGGCCGAGCGCGCCAAGGCCTTCGCGGCGGTGGACAACATCCCGTCCATCCAGCGCAAGGCGCGCTTCTGCATGAAGTGGATGGACAGCATCCAGGCGCTGGATCAGGTCCGCTCCAAGGCGGACCGCCGCCAGTTCCTGCTGAACCTCATCTGCTTCGCCGGCTGCATCGAGGGCCTCTTCTTCTTCGCGGCCTTCGCGTACGTGTACTTCCTGCGCAGCAAGGGGCTGCTGAACGGCCTGGCCGCGGGCACCAACTGGGTGTTCCGCGACGAGTCCGCCCACATGGCCTTCGCCTTCGAGGCCATCAAGACGGCGCGCAAGGAGGAGCCGGACCTCTTCGACGCGAGCCTGGAGCGGGACGTGGTGCAGATGATGCGCGACGCGGTGGAGTGCGAGACGCAGTTCGCGCAGGACCTGCTGAGCGGCGGCGTCGCGGGCCTGTCCGTGCAGGACATGCGCGGCTACCTGGAGTACGTGGCCGACCAGCGCCTCCAGATGCTGGGCATGGCCCCCGTCTTCCACACCAAGAACCCGCTGCACTTCATGGACCTGCAGGACGTGCAGGAGCTCACCAACTTCTTCGAGCGCCGCGTGTCCTCCTACCAGGTGGCCGTGGGCGTGGGCGCCGCCAACGACGTCGTCTTCGACGCCGCCTTCTAG
- a CDS encoding ribonucleoside-diphosphate reductase subunit alpha — protein MTVQTPLKPNVVASPPPDSATVAPATQAPSAPGDFTTTMRVKKRNGTAEPVDLNKIVRAVGKSCVGLSRVDVMRVATKTISGLYDGATTRELDSLSIQTAAALIVEEPEYARLSARLLSTFIQKEVSNQDIQSFSQSVAAGHKHGLIADRLLTFVQANARKLNAAIDPVRNDLFEYFGLRTVYDRYLLKNPQTREVIETPQDFFLRVACALSGDNAREAIELYRLFSSLEYLPSSPTLFNSGTRHEQLSSCFLLDSPADELDAIYKKYSDIAMLSKFSGGIGVAYHRVRARGSLIKSTNGHSNGIVPWLKTLDASVAAVNQGGKRKGACCVYLETWHADIEDFLELRDNTGDEARRAHNLNLANWVPDLFMRRVEADQEWSLFDPKAVPHLTDLFGDAFEKAYVEAEAQGQAVRKVKARDLYARMMKVLAQTGNGWMTFKDISNRKSNQTGQPGNVIHLSNLCTEILEVTSQGETAVCNLGSLNLGRMVKDGKFDFDLLRSNAMLALKQLDRVIDLNYYPIPTAADSNRRWRPVGLGLMGLQDVFFQLRLPFDSAEARNLSKKISEEIYYAALVTSSDLAEQFGPHPAFPETRAAKGELQFDSWGIVPEDTLRWDALRSRIMKVGLRNSLMIAIAPTATIASIAGCYECIEPQVSNLFKRETLSGDFLQVNRYLVRDLQQLGLWNENTRNRIKLAEGSVQDLTELPEELRAIYRTAWEIPMRSLLDMGADRGAFIDQSQSLNLFVETPNIGKLSSMYFYAWQKGLKTTYYLRSRPATRIAKATVGQGGPTLTAAPTSAPQTVTAEAEAVACSLENPEACEACQ, from the coding sequence GTGACCGTCCAGACGCCCTTGAAGCCGAACGTCGTCGCCTCGCCGCCCCCCGACTCCGCCACCGTGGCGCCCGCCACGCAGGCCCCGTCGGCCCCCGGTGACTTCACCACCACCATGCGGGTGAAGAAGCGCAACGGCACGGCGGAGCCGGTGGACCTGAACAAGATCGTCCGCGCGGTGGGCAAGTCCTGCGTGGGCCTGTCGCGCGTGGACGTGATGCGCGTGGCCACCAAGACCATCAGCGGCCTGTATGACGGCGCCACCACGCGGGAGCTGGACAGCCTGTCCATCCAGACCGCCGCGGCGCTCATCGTGGAAGAGCCCGAGTACGCCCGGCTCTCCGCGCGCCTGCTCTCCACCTTCATCCAGAAGGAGGTCAGCAACCAGGACATCCAGTCCTTCAGCCAGTCCGTCGCCGCCGGCCACAAGCACGGCCTCATCGCGGACCGCCTGCTCACCTTCGTCCAGGCCAACGCGCGCAAGCTCAACGCCGCCATCGACCCGGTCCGCAACGACCTGTTCGAGTACTTCGGCCTGCGCACCGTCTACGACCGCTACCTCCTCAAGAACCCGCAGACGCGCGAGGTCATCGAGACGCCGCAGGACTTCTTCCTGCGCGTGGCCTGCGCCCTGTCCGGCGACAACGCGCGCGAGGCCATCGAGCTCTACCGTCTGTTCAGCTCGCTGGAGTACCTCCCGTCCTCGCCCACCCTGTTCAACTCCGGCACGCGCCACGAGCAGCTCTCCAGCTGCTTCCTGCTGGACTCGCCGGCGGACGAGCTGGACGCCATCTACAAGAAGTACTCGGACATCGCGATGCTGTCGAAGTTCTCCGGCGGCATCGGCGTGGCCTACCACCGCGTGCGCGCGCGCGGCTCGCTGATCAAGTCCACCAACGGCCACTCCAACGGCATCGTCCCGTGGCTCAAGACGCTGGACGCGTCCGTGGCGGCGGTGAACCAGGGCGGCAAGCGCAAGGGCGCGTGCTGCGTGTACCTGGAGACCTGGCACGCGGACATCGAGGACTTCCTCGAGCTGCGCGACAACACCGGTGACGAGGCCCGCCGCGCGCACAACCTCAACCTGGCCAACTGGGTGCCGGACCTCTTCATGCGCCGCGTGGAGGCGGACCAGGAGTGGAGCCTCTTCGACCCGAAGGCCGTCCCCCACCTCACCGACCTCTTCGGTGACGCCTTCGAGAAGGCCTACGTGGAGGCCGAAGCGCAGGGCCAGGCCGTGCGCAAGGTGAAGGCGCGCGACCTGTACGCGCGGATGATGAAGGTGCTGGCCCAGACGGGCAACGGCTGGATGACCTTCAAGGACATCTCCAACCGCAAGAGCAACCAGACCGGCCAGCCCGGCAACGTCATCCACCTGTCCAACCTGTGCACCGAAATCCTGGAGGTCACGAGCCAGGGTGAGACGGCGGTGTGCAACCTGGGCTCGCTCAACCTGGGCCGCATGGTGAAGGACGGGAAGTTCGACTTCGACCTCCTGCGCTCCAACGCGATGCTCGCGCTCAAGCAGTTGGACCGCGTCATCGACCTCAACTACTACCCCATCCCCACCGCCGCGGACTCCAACCGCCGCTGGCGCCCGGTGGGCCTGGGCCTGATGGGCCTCCAGGACGTCTTCTTCCAGCTGCGCCTGCCCTTCGACTCCGCCGAGGCGCGCAACCTGTCCAAGAAGATCTCGGAGGAGATCTACTACGCGGCGCTCGTCACCTCGTCCGACCTGGCGGAGCAGTTCGGCCCGCACCCGGCCTTCCCGGAGACGCGCGCGGCCAAGGGCGAGCTGCAGTTCGACAGCTGGGGCATCGTCCCGGAGGACACGCTGCGCTGGGACGCGCTGCGCTCGCGCATCATGAAGGTGGGCCTGCGCAACTCGCTGATGATCGCCATCGCGCCCACGGCCACCATCGCGTCCATCGCCGGCTGCTACGAGTGCATCGAGCCGCAGGTGTCCAACCTCTTCAAGCGCGAGACGCTGTCGGGTGACTTCCTCCAGGTGAACCGCTACCTGGTGCGCGACCTGCAGCAGCTGGGGCTGTGGAACGAGAACACCCGCAACCGCATCAAGCTGGCGGAAGGCAGCGTGCAGGACCTCACGGAGCTGCCGGAGGAGCTGCGCGCCATCTACCGCACCGCGTGGGAGATCCCCATGCGCTCGCTCCTGGACATGGGCGCGGACCGCGGCGCCTTCATCGACCAGAGCCAGTCTCTCAACCTCTTCGTGGAGACGCCCAACATCGGGAAGCTGTCCTCGATGTACTTCTACGCGTGGCAGAAGGGGCTGAAGACGACCTACTACCTGCGCTCGCGCCCGGCCACCCGCATCGCCAAGGCCACCGTGGGCCAGGGCGGCCCGACCCTCACCGCCGCCCCCACGTCCGCGCCGCAGACGGTGACCGCGGAGGCGGAAGCGGTGGCGTGCTCGCTGGAGAACCCCGAGGCGTGCGAGGCCTGCCAGTAG
- a CDS encoding IF-2 protein, with the protein MTTHSPQGFGYRARRTFTRLVVFLVILGLGAGVVFLLGQLNARTFTVVQENGELVVMKGRALPTGAAAYRPGDPRLADAYAPVPLEGQDVTLLTQQKFTDRDDLDRALFPLLETLARPRIASGEPAKVERGLYYLRRAEKLSGITEEQRRSLHSMLTDVAFYQARQKLEDARRLVSEGLAQLKLAAETENRHARAANQMLSTVGPAARDLEEALRRAVHTDSAPDNTPVAPAPRPAAPTPAGDASATPPTTAPTPDAGAQP; encoded by the coding sequence ATGACCACCCATTCCCCCCAGGGCTTCGGCTACCGGGCCCGCCGCACCTTCACCCGGCTGGTCGTCTTCCTCGTCATCCTGGGCCTGGGCGCCGGCGTCGTCTTCCTCCTGGGCCAGCTCAACGCCCGCACCTTCACCGTCGTGCAGGAGAACGGCGAGTTGGTGGTGATGAAGGGCCGCGCCCTGCCCACCGGCGCCGCCGCCTACCGCCCCGGGGACCCGCGCCTCGCGGACGCCTACGCGCCTGTGCCCCTGGAAGGCCAGGACGTCACCCTGCTGACGCAGCAGAAGTTCACCGACCGTGACGACCTGGACCGCGCCCTCTTCCCCCTCCTGGAGACCCTGGCCCGCCCGCGCATCGCGTCCGGCGAGCCCGCCAAGGTGGAGCGCGGCCTCTACTACCTGCGCCGCGCGGAGAAGCTCTCCGGCATCACGGAGGAGCAGCGCCGCAGCCTCCACTCCATGCTCACCGACGTCGCCTTCTACCAGGCGCGCCAGAAGCTGGAGGACGCGCGCCGCCTCGTGTCGGAAGGCCTCGCCCAGCTCAAGCTCGCCGCGGAGACGGAGAACCGCCACGCCCGCGCCGCCAACCAGATGCTCAGCACCGTGGGCCCCGCCGCCCGCGACCTGGAGGAGGCCCTGCGCCGCGCCGTCCACACCGACAGCGCCCCGGACAACACCCCTGTAGCACCCGCCCCCCGCCCCGCCGCCCCGACACCCGCCGGTGACGCGTCCGCCACGCCCCCGACAACCGCTCCAACCCCCGACGCGGGCGCGCAGCCCTGA